One region of Drosophila kikkawai strain 14028-0561.14 chromosome 2R, DkikHiC1v2, whole genome shotgun sequence genomic DNA includes:
- the LOC108084127 gene encoding putative sodium-dependent multivitamin transporter, whose product MPVGTFDAWDAAVLISILVISALIGIYYRYTGGKQKTTQEYLMANQSMTTFPVSFSLMASFMSAISLMGVSNESYQFGTMFCVINIAYWISTPIAAYIFLPVFYRMRTTSVYEYLERRFGQATRLSASLAFTIQMILYMGIALYAPALALEAVTGIPRTAAILVIGLVCTFYSTLGGLKAVLITDVFQSFLMFAAIYAVIAVSAIKAGGFAAIWEVAVERGRVEFDDFSVDPTVRHTWWSLIIGGMVTYLSLYGVNQTQIQRLLSVRNLKSAQSALWWNLPILGLLSFSTIFSGLAIFYYYRDCDPLLEGRIKSRDQLMPLFAVDTMGQYPGLCGLFVSGIFSASLSTISSAVTSLSAVTLEDYLKPMYKAIFKRTLVDSQSTLPTKVMAFFFGLLCIGLAFGAGSLGGVLQASLTIFGVVGGPLLALFSLGVCTTRTNQRGALLGFLVSLIISFWIGFGGPKPSPIPLSFSMAGCENATALAAQALQLSANSSPVVIEPHYFWLYRLSYMWSCVIGFIVAVLVGYVSSIALAHFGWAENSEIYLDKYQKQLDYDLFAPILSRRWRRQAERQNHLTTTQDEALTKLTQQ is encoded by the exons ATGCCCGTGGGAACGTTCGACGCCTGGGATGCGGCCGTCCTGATTAGCATCCTGGTGATCTCAGCGCTGATTGGCATCTACTACCGCTACACGGGCGGCAAGCAGAAGACAACGCAGGAGTACCTGATGGCCAACCAGAGCATGACCACCTTTCCGGTGTCCTTCAGCCTGATGGCCAGCTTCATGTCCGCCATCTCGCTGATGGGAGTCTCCAACGAGTCGTACCAGTTCGGCACCATGTTCTGTGTGATAAACATTGCGTATTGGATAAGCACACCCATCGCCGCCTACATCTTCCTGCCGGTGTTCTATCGAATGCGAACCACCAGTGTTTACGAGTACCTGGAGCGGCGCTTTGGCCAGGCCACGCGGCTGTCCGCCTCGCTGGCCTTCACCATCCAAATGATACTCTACATGGGCATTGCCCTATATGCCCCGGCTCTGGCGCTGGAGGCTGTGACTGGGATACCAAGGACGGCAGCCATTCTGGTTATAGGACTGGTGTGCACTTTCTACTCCACCCTGGGCGGCTTGAAGGCGGTCCTCATCACGGATGTGTTTCAATCGTTCCTCATGTTCGCCGCCATATACGCGGTGATAGCAGTGTCGGCGATTAAGGCCGGAGGTTTTGCCGCCATCTGGGAGGTGGCCGTAGAGCGTGGACGAGTGGAGTTCGACGACTTTTCGGTGGATCCCACAGTGAGGCACACCTGGTGGTCGCTCATCATTGGCGGCATGGTCACCTATCTGTCCCTGTACGGAGTCAACCAGACCCAGATCCAGCGACTGCTTAGTGTGCGCAATCTGAAGAGCGCCCAGTCGGCTCTGTGGTGGAATCTGCCCATCCTGGGACTCTTGAGCTTTAGCACCATCTTCAGCGGCCTGGCTATTTTCTACTATTATAGAGACTGTGATCCCCTGCTGGAGGGGCGCATCAAGTCGCGCGACCAGCTAATGCCGCTGTTTGCTGTGGACACGATGG GTCAATACCCCGGCCTGTGCGGTCTGTTTGTGTCCGGCATTTTCTCCGCCAGTCTGTCGACGATTTCATCGGCAGTCACCTCTCTCTCGGCCGTGACGCTGGAGGATTATCTGAAGCCAATGTACAAGGCGATATTCAAGCGAACGCTCGTTGACTCCCAGTCGACGCTGCCCACCAAGGTGATGGCCTTCTTTTTTGGCCTGCTCTGCATTGGATTGGCCTTTGGAGCTGGATCCCTGGGCGGCGTCCTGCAGGCCTCGCTCACCATCTTCGGAGTTGTGGGCGGCCCACTGCTGGCCCTCTTCAGCCTGGGTGTTTGCACGACGCGCACAAACCAGCGGGGCGCTCTTCTGGGCTTCCTGGTGTCCCTAATCATCTCCTTCTGGATAGGTTTCGGTGGACCCAAGCCCAGTCCCATACCCCTGAGCTTTAGCATGGCGGGCTGTGAAAATGCCACGGCTCTGGCTGCCCAAGCCCTCCAGCTGAGTGCAAACAGCAGCCCGGTGGTCATCGAACCTCACTACTTCTGGCTGTATCGCCTCTCCTATATGTGGAGCTGTGTGATCGGCTTTATCGTGGCTGTGCTCGTCGGCTATGTGAGCAGCATTGCGCTGGCGCACTTTGGATGGGCTGAGAACTCGGAAATCTACTTGGACAAGTATCAGAAGCAGCTGGACTACGACCTCTTTGCACCTATTCTGTCGCGTCGCTGGCGGCGGCAGGCGGAGAGGCAAAACCACCTAACAACAACTCAGGATGAAGCGCTAACCAAACTTACGCAGCAGTAG
- the LOC108084117 gene encoding phospholipid-transporting ATPase ABCA3 gives MLSAKAFGGGPSSARTQSSACVLWLIICKTAKFQLANTLTSVIIIAGPILVFFIYSATAVLQTSPEDPPRDPTVNLTADVPSIYYSPKNRIVDEIIEDVAREVKAMETKGFTSADKLESALIEQSAFVGIEFEDSFHQITSMPDKVSVAVRYPSQLRATPKLRWDGRIYYKNMYLGTDYYLAESFLMVQVKLSEALIRAKRENAVLPEVQLKYFPEAKRMEGTFKESRVALCGFLFLPFAISSAYLAQVIIEDKQMWAMMRVRGWVHWLSWFIVAFLLFLVSTIFLVGLLKWRFYRMSNVFLVLVFFCVYIMELLSSALMIAAIFSDSIGVQLTILFLHMISWLPWRLMVLGYQATSNRTYLACLFLNSALALGLEKFIEHENLFMGMQWNMVFKRTDPNNTISLGIIMITMMLGTVLRILMLWYVEELKGAKSKKWYFPFQSLFCSRKARNRVNDVEQQEFQENQDHEPLSNRNRNIMVQTTNLEKTYNGHKVIRNISLNFYQDEITVFLGHNDSGKTTTFRMLAGIEQPDAGDITINGYDLATQERKALRSLSLCPQMNMFFDKLKVRWHIKFYCRLQGMNQKEASAEADKYLEIAHMEEFASKTVNVLSNGFKRMLALCCTLCGNSMVVLLDEPGTGMDPLMRRGMWDLLRKERKGRCIIMSTHNMLEAEVVADRIVIMCGGEVNGYGTTSFLTQIADSGAAYILICTKKDTCLVAEVTHFLQIRFPDIELVQEYGIYVTYRLPAKDVRQYSQLFLELEEAIDNLMLKEFSVRAPTLGDLFLRIGVELKSTRDTVVEMEGETRALPMWSLIDLLPSFEVREDNDRVKCCNQWLAIMERKIIFMCRHRCLFLLIILMPIFIASLHIIFELFQLWIDKTTREIKITDISHSTATLVLESKEDDAISEFYTRNAMLHGVSTQSTEGVPFGDYILERIKKDEMNYYRTIAAGATIDQVNRSIVAWANQKLEHGSALALGLVYESLALALAQLKIEIVNKPRENTIKEAVRALSLTTYMDFSFTAMLYLVVVTAIFAVTLVTERQTSLQHQQIASGMNRITYWLSHLFWDYCLYITMIPTLIIIAAIAQGSIGPITVLLLIFGFSVISFTYMFCLISNDLGKMFSIMMYVNMIGVLSFFIHPLRYQDRYKIFEDILRVHPHYALFNGVQDTVYKEGTLTVYHSLKMTGFSLKEQKRDNYNMVEIKYMVISGMVYLMMVLMSWIPRRLNYLFKSIKNEKIQPALDEEDAEVNLMRQRLEIITTKNYKSYPLIMKNVSKRYGDVVAVRALTLNINPYECVCLLGRNGAGKSSTFYMVMGKRSLTAGTLHIKGFSIKKRSKQGLKHVGFCPHEEMLTPYMTGWETLRFFCLINGIRQSHIPMVVRALVESFSLGTNMDKPIRTYSNGTKRKLMIAVAALAPTLLCLDEPTAGVDMYAKYEIWDILDSMRQGGRAILLTTHSMEECEILGSTLGILDRGTLLCYGNLARLRSRFDKGIFVRIKVGTRTELNILREEGLRFANRYNNSRTTLGSLKLSIHTVSMHDYEMHTDHSTSSEADIRDDYEGLLKVVEEWFLEDHPYSVVTEKFSFRGMITFVIPKENIRWSKIFGYMEGVKNQLQIMHYSISHTTLEDVFSDFVREHNK, from the exons ATGTTGTCGGCAAAAGCATTCGGTGGTGGTCCGTCGTCGGCACGGACCCAGAGCAGCGCCTGTGTTCTATGGCTGATCATCTGCAAGACGGCCAAGTTCCAGCTGGCCAACACCCTGACCAGCGTGATCATCATAGCTGGTCCCATCCTTGTATTCTTCATCTACTCGGCCACGGCTGTCCTCCAAACGTCGCCCGAGGATCCGCCCAGAGATCCGACGGTCAATTTAACAGCCGATGTACC AAGCATTTACTATTCGCCCAAGAATCGTATTGTCGACGAAATCATCGAGGATGTGGCCCGCGAGGTAAAGGCCATGGAAACCAAAGGCTTCACCTCAGCGGACAAATTGGAGAGCGCCCTCATTGAGCAGTCTGCCTTCGTGGGCATTGAGTTCGAAGACTCGTTTCACCAGATTACCTCAATGCCGGACAAGGTGTCGGTGGCCGTGCGCTACCCATCGCAACTACGCGCCACACCGAAGCTGCGCTGGGATGGAAGGATATACTACAAGAACATGTATCTGGGCACCGATTACTATCTGGCCGAGAGTTTCCTGATGGTTCAGGTCAAGCTGAGCGAGGCCTTGATTAGGGCAAAGAGAGAGAACGCAGTCCTGCCGGAAGTGCAACTGAAATACTTTCCCGAGGCCAAACGCATGGAGGGCACATTTAAAGAGTCGCGGGTGGCTCTGTGCGGGTTCCTCTTTTTGCCCTTTGCCATATCATCGGCATATCTGGCACAg gTAATCATTGAGGACAAGCAGATGTGGGCCATGATGCGGGTGCGAGGATGGGTGCACTGGCTCTCTTGGTTCATTGTGGCCTTTCTCCTCTTCTTGGTGTCAACCATATTTCTGGTGGGCCTGCTGAAGTGGCGCTTCTATCGGATGAGCAACGTGTTCTTGGTCCTGGTCTTCTTCTGCGTTTACATTATGGAGCTGCTGTCCTCGGCCCTCATGATCGCCGCCATATTCTCGGACAGCATCGGTGTTCAGTTGACCATCCTGTTTCTCCACATGATTAGCTGGCTGCCCTGGCGGCTCATGGTCTTGGGTTACCAAGCCACCTCCAACCGTACCTATCTCGCGTGCCTGTTCCTAAACAGCGCGCTGGCCTTGGGCCTAGAGAAGTTCATTGAGCACGAGAACCTCTTCATGGGCATGCAGTGGAATATGGTATTCAAGAGGACCGATCCCAACAACACCATAAGTTTGGGCATCATAATGATTACCATGATGCTGGGCACGGTCCTGCGCATACTCATGCTTTGGTATGTGGAGGAACTGAAGGGTGCAAAGTCCAAAAAGTGGTACTTTCCATTTCAATCCTTGTTCTGCTCGCGGAAGGCTCGAAATAGGGTCAATGATGTGGAGCAGCAGGAATTTCAGGAGAACCAGGATCATGAGCCATTGTCTAACAGGAACCGTAACATCATGGTCCAGACCACCAATCTGGAGAAAACCTACAATGGCCACAAGGTTATCCGTAATATTAGCTTGAACTTCTATCAGGATGAAATCACCGTGTTTCTGGGTCACAATGATTCCGGAAAGACTACAACTTTTCGGATGCTGGCCGGGATTGAACAGCCCGACGCAGGTGACATTACCATCAATGGGTACGACCTGGCCACCCAGGAGCGCAAGGCGCTTCGATCGCTTAGTTTGTGTCCGCAGATGAACATGTTCTTCGACAAGCTGAAGGTCAGGTGGCACATCAAGTTCTATTGCCGGCTGCAGGGAATGAATCAGAAGGAGGCTTCTGCCGAGGCGGATAAATATCTGGAGATCGCTCACATGGAGGAGTTTGCCAGCAAGACGGTCAACGTTTTGTCCAACGGATTCAAGCGAATGTTGGCGCTATGCTGCACCCTGTGCGGCAACTCGATGGTTGTTCTCTTGGATGAGCCCGGCACCGGTATGGATCCGCTGATGCGTCGCGGAATGTGGGACCTGCTGCGAAAGGAACGAAAGGGACGCTGCATCATAATGTCCACCCACAACATGCTGGAGGCCGAGGTGGTGGCGGATCGAATCGTGATCATGTGCGGTGGCGAGGTGAACGGCTACGGTACCACCAGCTTTCTCACCCAGATCGCGGACTCGGGTGCTGCGTACATTCTGATCTGTACCAAAAAGGACACCTGCTTGGTGGCGGAGGTGACGCATTTTCTGCAAATCCGCTTTCCGGACATCGAGCTGGTTCAGGAGTACGGCATTTATGTGACCTACAGACTACCAGCCAAGGATGTGCGGCAATATTCGCAGTTGTTCCTCGAGTTGGAGGAGGCTATAGATAATCTAATGCTCAAGGAGTTTAGTGTGAGAGCCCCCACGCTGGGTGACCTCTTCCTGCGGATTGGTGTGGAGTTGAAGAGCACGCGGGACACTGTTGTCGAAATGGAAGGAGAAACGCGAGCCTTGCCCATGTGGTCGCTGATCG ATCTCCTGCCCAGCTTTGAGGTGCGGGAGGACAATGACCGCGTTAAATGCTGCAATCAGTGGCTGGCCATCATGGAACGTAAAATTATCTTTATGTGCCGACACCGGTGTCTCTTTCTCCTCATCATCCTGATGCCCATCTTCATCGCCTCGCTGCATATCATATTTGAGCTCTTCCAATTGTGGATAGACAAAACTACTCGAGAGATTAAAATCACCGACATATCCCATTCCACTGCGACCTTGGTGCTTGAGTCAAAGGAAGACGATGCCATATCAGAGTTTTATACGCGGAATGCTATGCTGCACGGCGTCAGTACTCAGAGCACAGAGGGCGTTCCCTTTGGTGACTATATCCTGGAACGCATAAAGAAGGATGAGATGAATTACTATCGAACAATTGCGGCAGGCGCTACAATCGATCAAGTTAACAGGTCCATTGTCGCCTGGGCGAATCAGAAGTTGGAGCACGGCTCCGCCCTGGCCTTGGGCCTGGTGTACGAGTCCCTGGCTTTGGCATTGGCACAGCTGAAAATCGAAATTGTGAACAAACCGCGCGAGAATACTATAAAAGAGGCAGTGCGGGCACTAAGCCTGACCACCTACATGGACTTCTCATTCACTGCGATGCTTTACCTCGTCGTCGTCACGGCCATATTCGCTGTGACGCTGGTGACGGAGCGACAGACGAGCCTGCAGCACCAACAGATAGCCAGCGGCATGAACCGGATCACCTACTGGTTGTCGCACCTGTTCTGGGACTACTGCCTATATATCACCATGATCCCCACGCTAATCATAATCGCAGCAATTGCTCAGGGCTCAATTGGTCCCATAACGGTCTTACTGCTCATCTTTGGCTTTTCGGTCATTTCGTTCACCTACATGTTTTGCCTTATCTCCAATGATTTGGGGAAGATGTTCAGCATAATGATGTACGTGAACATGATAG GCGTCTTGTCCTTCTTTATTCATCCCCTACGATATCAAGACCGCTACAAAATCTTTGAAGACATACTCAGGGTTCACCCGCACTATGCGTTATTTAACGGCGTTCAAGATACCGTCTACAAAGAAGGCACTCTGACTGTCTACCATAGTTTGAAAATGACAGGATTCTCATTGAAGGAACAGAAAAGAGATAATTACAATATGGTGGAGATTAAGTACATGGTTATAAGCGGAATGGTGTATCTTATGATGGTCCTTATGTCGTGGATTCCACGTCGGCTCAATTACCTTTTCAA GTCGATTAAGAACGAAAAAATACAACCAGCCCTCGACGAAGAGGATGCAGAAGTGAACCTAATGCGACAGAGGTTGGAGATAATCACCACGAAGAACTACAAGAGCTATCCCCTTATCATGAAGAATGTGTCCAAACGCTATGGGGATGTTGTAGCAGTTCGCGCTCTAACGCTCAACATAAACCC gTACGAGTGTGTCTGCTTGTTGGGTCGGAATGGTGCTGGAAAGTCCAGTACCTTCTACATGGTCATGGGCAAGAGATCACTTACCGCGGGCACTCTTCATATTAAGGGCTTCAGCATCAAGAAACGTTCCAAGCAGGGCCTAAAGCACGTGGGCTTCTGCCCGCACGAGGAAATGCTGACACCGTACATGACTGGCTGGGAAACTCTGCGTTTCTTTTGCCTGATCAACGGCATTCGGCAGAGTCACATCCCAATGGTGGTCAGGGCATTGGTCGAAAGCTTCAGTCTAGGCACGAACATGGACAAGCCGATCAGAACATATAGCAATGGCACCAAGCGGAAGCTGATGATAGCTGTGGCCGCTCTGGCGCCGACGCTGCTTTGCCTAGATGAGCCCACCGCCGGAGTGGACATGTATGCCAAGTACGAAATCTGGGACATTTTGGACAGCATGCGGCAAGGGGGTCGTGCCATTTTGCTAACCACGCACAGCATGGAGGAGTGCGAGATACTGGGCTCCACTTTGGGAATCCTGGACCGTGGAACGCTTCTCTGCTACGGAAACTTGGCCCGCCTTAGGTCCCGCTTCGACAAGGGGATCTTTGTTAGAATTAAGGTGGGCACTAGGACGGAACTCAATATATTGAGGGAGGAGGGTCTTCGATTTGCCAATAGGTACAACAACTCTCGAACAACTCTTGGCTCCCTGAAGTTATCTATTCATACAGTCTCTATGCATGATTATGAAATGCACACGGATCACTCGACGAGCTCTGAAGCGGACATTCGTGATGATTACGAGGGTCTGTTGAAGGTCGTGGAGGAGTGGTTCTTGGAGGACCATCCATACAGTGTCGTAAC TGAAAAGTTCTCCTTTCGAGGAATGATTACCTTTGTCATACCCAAGGAAAATATACGATGGTCGAAAATTTTTGGCTATATGGAAGGAGTCAAAAATCAGCTGCAGATAATGCACTATTCAATCAGCCATACAACGCTCGAGGACGTGTTCTCGGACTTCGTGAGGGAGCACAATAAATAG
- the RpS18 gene encoding small ribosomal subunit protein uS13 yields MSLVIPEKFQHILRIMNTNIDGKRKVGIAMTAIKGVGRRYSNIVLKKADVDLTKRAGECTEEEVDKVVTIISNPLQYKVPNWFLNRQKDIIDGKYWQLTSSNLDSKLRDDLERLKKIRSHRGLRHYWGLRVRGQHTKTTGRRGRTVGVSKKK; encoded by the exons ATG TCGCTCGTCATCCCAGAGAAGTTCCAGCACATCCTGCGTATCATGAATACGAACATCGATGGCAAGCGCAAGGTCGGCATTGCCATGACCGCCATCAAGGGTGTGGGTCGTCGCTACTCCAACATTGTGCTGAAGAAGGCCGATGTCGATCTGACCAAGCGCGCCGGTGAGTGCACCGAGGAGGAG GTCGACAAGGTGGTGACCATCATCTCCAACCCCCTGCAGTACAAGGTGCCCAACTGGTTCCTCAACAGGCAGAAGGACATCATCGACGGCAAGTACTGGCAGCTGACCTCCTCCAACTTGGACTCTAAGCTGCGTGACGATCTGGAGCGCCTGAAGAAGATCCGCTCCCACCGCGGTCTGCGTCACTACTGGGGCCTGCGTGTCCGTGGCCAGCACACCAAGACCACCGGTCGTCGTGGTCGCACCGTCGGTGTGTCCAAGAAGAAGTAA
- the plu gene encoding DNA replication inhibitor plutonium has product MVALVSVLHRYVWELWKMTEINALSCVGQDDVVSLRIVCTLARDKHDLEQLDSYGNTALLKACYLGRLECARTLLEFGGNIFAINYFGQNALTLATYAGHLPLVQELLRRRSYKDFNLSSLIPALCVATVQKHADLELFFAQLDPGGVKETHTVHGLGVQELRGMAVKAKRLSPDSPPTFIRHRFR; this is encoded by the exons ATGGTAGCCCTGGTTTCCGTCTTGCACCGTTATGTTTGGGAGCTTTGGAAAATGACTGAAATAAATg CTCTCAGCTGCGTGGGTCAGGACGATGTAGTTTCCCTGCGCATTGTCTGCACCTTAGCTCGCGACAAGCACGACCTGGAACAGTTGGACAGCTATGGAAACACTGCCTTGTTGAAGGCCTGCTACCTCGGACGTCTCGAGTGCGCCCGCACCCTTCTCGAATTCGGAGGCAATATATTTGCCATCAACTACTTTGGCCAAAACGCCCTGACCCTGGCCACCTATGCTGGTCATTTGCCCCTGGTTCAGGAGCTGTTGCGCCGGCGATCTTATAAGGACTTTAATCTGTCCTCGTTGATTCCGGCCCTCTGCGTGGCCACCGTGCAAAAACATGCCGATCTGGAGCTGTTCTTCGCACAATTGGACCCGGGAGGAGTGAAGGAAACTCATACGGTTCATG GCCTTGGAGTTCAGGAGTTGCGGGGTATGGCTGTCAAGGCAAAGCGTTTGAGCCCGGATTCTCCACCCACATTTATTCGACACCGTTTCCGTTGA
- the PCNA gene encoding proliferating cell nuclear antigen: MFEARLGQATILKKILDAIKDLLNEATFDCSDSGIQLQAMDNSHVSLVSLTLRSDGFDKFRCDRNLSMGMNLGSMAKILKCANNEDNVTMKAQDNADTVTIMFESANQEKVSDYEMKLMNLDQEHLGIPETDFSCVVRMPAMEFARICRDLAQFSESVVICCTKEGVKFSASGDVGTANIKLAQTGSVDKEEEAVIIEMQEPVTLTFACRYLNAFTKATPLSTQVQLSMCADVPLVVEYAIKDLGHIRYYLAPKIEDNET; encoded by the exons ATGTTTGAGGCACGCCTGGGTCAAGCCACCATTCTGAAGAAGATCCTCGACGCCATCAAGGACCTGCTGAACGAGGCCACCTTCGACTGCAGTGACTCCGGCATCCAG CTGCAGGCCATGGACAACTCCCATGTGTCCCTCGTGTCGCTGACACTGCGGTCCGATGGCTTCGACAAGTTCCGCTGCGACCGCAACCTGTCCATGGGCATGAACCTGGGCAGCATGGCTAAGATCCTGAAGTGCGCCAACAACGAGGACAACGTGACGATGAAGGCGCAGGACAACGCCGACACCGTCACCATCATGTTCGAGTCGGCCAACCAGGAGAAGGTCTCCGACTACGAGATGAAGCTGATGAACCTTGACCAGGAGCACCTGGGCATTCCGGAGACGGACTTCTCGTGCGTGGTCCGTATGCCGGCCATGGAATTTGCGCGCATCTGCCGCGATCTGGCCCAGTTCAGCGAATCCGTTGTCATCTGCTGCACCAAGGAGGGCGTCAAGTTCTCGGCCAGCGGCGATGTGGGCACTGCCAACATTAAGTTGGCCCAAACCGGATCAGTGGACAAGGAGGAAGAGGCAGTTATCATTGAAATGCAGGAGCCCGTAACGCTTACCTTTGCCTGTCGCTACCTGAACGCCTTCACAAAGGCGACGCCATTGTCTACCCAGGTGCAGCTGTCAATGTGCGCCGATGTGCCGCTGGTAGTGGAGTATGCGATCAAGGACCTGGGCCACATACGCTACTACCTGGCGCCCAAGATTGAGGATAATGAAACATAA